The following nucleotide sequence is from Melioribacteraceae bacterium.
TGATATATCAATCGAAAATGAATCACTAACGGAATTGTATAAATTGTTAAGCGATAAGCTGCACAATAGTCTTCATTATTATTTTGAAAAGGTAATTGATGCAAAAAATTTTGATACAAACAACGTTGAAGCCGGACGTGAATATGTAGAAAACTACGTTAAGTTTATGCACTTTGTTGAAGCAATTTATGAATCCTCCGAGCTTTCTGATCATGCCGGTCATGGTCAAGAGGCAAAGGGAAGTTCACACAGTCATTAAAAATTTTTTACGAAAAAATCAGATAAAATATTCTGTTTTTATAAAGGAGAGGAAACAATGAAAAAAATAAAATATATAACTGCTTTTTTAATACTGACAATAGCAGCATTTATATTATCGTCGTGTGATGAAAGCAAATCACAAGAAGTTCAAGAAGTAATTACTGCAAAATTAACGCAAGCGCCACATGTTCCCCCGCCGATAACTCGTGATTATCCGGCAAAAGTAAAAATTGAATTGGAAGTTCTGGAACTTGTCGGTAAACTTTCCGATGGAGTCGAATATACATTTTGGACATTCGGCGGCGAAGTACCAGGAAGTTTTATTAGAGTTCGCGAAGGTGATGAAGTTGAATTTCACTTACACAATCATCCTTCAAGTAAACTTCCACATAATATTGATCTTCACGCTGTTACCGGCCCTGGTGGCGGTGCAGAGGCATCCTTCACTACTCCGGGACATACTTCAGTATTCAATTTCAAAGTTCTTAATCCCGGACTTTATGTTTATCACTGTGCAACCGCTCCTGTTGGTTTACATATTGCAAATGGTATGTATGGATTAATCCTAGTAGAACCAAAAGAGGGATTACCTCCGGTTGATAGAGAATACTATGTGATGCAAAGTGAATTTTATACCGAAGGCAAATACGGTGAAGAAGGTTATCAACCATTCAGTATGGAAAAAGCATTAGAAGAGAATCCCGACTATGTTGTTTTCAACGGTTCGGTTGGCTCAATGGTTGGTGATAAAGCTTTAAGAGCTAAAGTTGGTGAGAAAGTAAGATTATTTGTTGGAAATGGCGGTCCAAATTTAGTCTCATCCTTCCATGTTATTGGTGAAATATTTGACGTTGTTTATCAAGAAGGCGGCACTACAAGAAATCAAAAAAATGTGCAGACAACCCTAGTGCCGGCAGGCGGCTCCGCAATTGTTGAGTTTCAAGTTGATGTTCCTGGTGAATTCATTCTTGTGGACCATTCAATTTTCAGAGCATTCAATAAAGGAGCAATTGGTAAAATTGCCGTAACCG
It contains:
- the nirK gene encoding copper-containing nitrite reductase, which produces MKKIKYITAFLILTIAAFILSSCDESKSQEVQEVITAKLTQAPHVPPPITRDYPAKVKIELEVLELVGKLSDGVEYTFWTFGGEVPGSFIRVREGDEVEFHLHNHPSSKLPHNIDLHAVTGPGGGAEASFTTPGHTSVFNFKVLNPGLYVYHCATAPVGLHIANGMYGLILVEPKEGLPPVDREYYVMQSEFYTEGKYGEEGYQPFSMEKALEENPDYVVFNGSVGSMVGDKALRAKVGEKVRLFVGNGGPNLVSSFHVIGEIFDVVYQEGGTTRNQKNVQTTLVPAGGSAIVEFQVDVPGEFILVDHSIFRAFNKGAIGKIAVTGPEDEIIFSHKTADELYSGNKKDFGSIDPTTGTYRDNNTKENYVPQFANEASEQDYSSLTPPANNESKSENSSSTNDDLAKMGKQLYQSTCSACHMMDGSGMANVFPPIKDSDWIKKNGKAGMIAAVANGMNGEITVNGKKYNNVMPPQQLTDTQMAAVLTYVYKEINKSNETVTVEDVKKYKNSNALTRK